The segment TGAATGTATGATTGTGAAAGTCTGACCTTGTAGTTTGCTTGTGATAGATCTATTTATGATTTCATGTTATAGTTGTGAAGATTCGTGAAGTGGAAAAAACTTTCATTTCCCGTGATTTTGTGAACTTTTTTTCTGTGATGTATCTATTAGTTATATGTATGGTTGATGAAAATTGCTGAAGCAAAGGTGTCTGTGAACCacaaaaggaaaaggaaaaggaaatgCCTATTGGCTTAATTAGAGTGGTTTCTCATAATTTAGCTTAAACAATCCTGTATCGATGTGTTTTACTTTTCCTCTGTATTAGATGTGTTATATCTCTATTGAGCTTGTTCCTTTTGAATTGTGCAGGCATGTTTGAAGACATCCTCCCTTTCTATCAAGGGAATAAGCTTCCCTTCCCTCAGAGTGAAGCCAGCTACTCGTCGCTTCAGCATTAGCTGTGCGGTATGTTTCTGCTTCCTTTTATCAGAGCTAGAATCCAAACTGTTcaaatattccttttttttttgtgagggAGATTAGCATTTCTATTTATAGAACAAGTAATGCATGTTTAGTTGGGCTGGTTTAGTGCTATTTTTGCTTAATTGTTGCAAGATATCAGTGATTCTTCAGTGAATAGTCTTAACCCTATGCTATTTATTAACAATATAAATTGTATATGTGCAGGCTAAACCAGAGACAGTTGACAAAGTGTGTGAAATTGTGAAGAAACAACTGGCTCTTCCCAGTGATTCTGCAGTCAATGGAGAGTCAAAATTTATAGCACTTGGTGCTGATTCTCTTGACACGGTATGCTGAATTTAGAACAAACTTTTAAAGTGCTAGGTCCTGGAATGTTTTGTTGGTTAAAATGGTCCTTGAAACGATTATAAGTGTCTCGATGTGGGGGTTCACCTAACATAATTTGAATtctaatgataaggtggtattGCAGGAATGTAAATATAAATTAGGGTGCTTTCTTTTAGAAACTGTAAATCATTTCAGAAATGATCAACCTGAACATCTTAAAATATGACGTTATGCAAGAGACGCCAAgctttattcttattttctgcATCTAAAACATCCTAAGCTATAATAACGTAGCTTTAACTGCTTGGATTGTGTGAGATTTGCTGTAATTGATTTAGTTATTGATATTGTCATTCCGTGCAGGTTGAGATTGTCATGGGACTTGAGGAAGCATTTGGAATCACTGTGGAAGAAGAGAATGCACAGACTATTGCAACAGTTCAAGATGCTGCTGACTTGATTGAGGATCTCGTCGCCAAGAAATGTTAAGAGAAGAGAAAGTTGAGTTGTAGTAGCTTGGTAGGAGGGAAGGAGGTGTCATTTTGGTTATAAGTTTGCTTTTTATCTATTTAGTCATATCAGTTAATGGTTTATATCGAGTTTTCTATTGCAGTCTTGTTCCAATGAGCTTAATAGGATTTCTTTCATCTGAGAGGAACTCTCATTCATGCTTGTTTGTTTCATTTTCTGTAAGACTGATCTTATTTAAGGACATCCTTTGGTAAGTATCTATGGTTGCTTTTTTCTGTTCTGGTTTAAAAGAAATGGGTAATTTCCATGAGAGTAGTGATTAGTATTTTAACGAAAGAAACaaacagaaaatgaagaaagtgtTGTCATGTAGGTCCAAGAATTATGACAGTTGTTCAAACAACCCTACAAGGTGTTAAAAAAGATCCCCTCCCCATTGAAGATTAAGGTACATAGCTATAGGGAAAAAAACTAGTTTGGATTCAAATTCactatatcaaataatatctgCACTTGAGAATATCAATCCATAAATATGAATTCTCGTATCCTAGTCGTGTGCACCATCTTTTCAAAAGTTGCACTTGATAAAGATTTGGTGACTAAACTTTCTAATTGAACAAACCTGTTCCACGTTGATATCATTATTTGGGATTGATAAAGATTTGGTGACTAAGCTTTATAATTGAACAAATCTGTTGCACGTTGATATCATTATTTTGGAGTTCATGAAAGAAAAGTTTTGATTGAATATGTTTTGTTCTATGTTCTTTTATGGATCCTCTTTTTAATTGGGCTATTGCATGTTGCAGCAGCATCGCCATTCTTTTGATAAAGTTGCATCATTATCATACAATATTGTTGGCTTCACACAAGTACATTTCCGACTTGCTTTATAAAGTGAGTTATCTTTGTATGATTTGATTGCCATCTACAATAATAACTGAATCTTTCATGGGAATAAACATGTATGGATAACATTTTTATCGATAGGAATCTAGAGCCGTCAAAATGGGCTTTGCCCGCAAGGTCGATTCAACCTAATCTTTGAAATAAGTGGGGTTGGGCTTAATATTTTTGGCCCATTTATGAACGAGGTTTTTTAGCCCGCCCCAGAGGCCAGCCCATGagctattaatttttaaaatatttatatatatatttttaatagtgttttatttgtaaaaattttatgaataaatattttgaaaaataaaaaatcaagtatTTTATATTATCATCTTGCATGGTGAATTATAGATGAAGATTAActtcttaagaaaataatatcacatgTTGATTCAAATATGATCGATGGTGGAAGTAGAAGCGGAGTTGTAAAACATTAATTAACGAGTCAtgtaatatttagaaatttagatTTATTAAGTATTTAGGCTGCCTTGTGTTGCTGGAAATCTTTTAAACCAACTAGTTTTTTGTGAAAGAAATGCTGGAAAGATAACATTTATCCGCTAAATCTTATGTTAgctattatgtatttttgtaagtattcaCCAAAGTGTGtgattcataaatatatttttgtaagtattcaCCGAAGTATCTGATTTATAAATGAATTCTTGTATGAATTGATGTCGTGTTCATAGAGGTCAACATTCGATACTTTTTATAAGAGAgtaatattgtttattttttggttgaagGGTCAATCCGTCCCAACCTGTGGCTTGCTTAGGACTGGGTTGAGCTGCTATGTTATTGATCCTTTATTAAAATGGTCAACCTGCCCAAACCCATTTAACTCTCTAGTCCATTAGGAtttgattgaattaatatggACCGGTCCATTTTGACACCTCTAGATGAGATGAATGCtctatatattcaaaaaaaacttGATAATATTCATTAGGATaaatatttaggaaaaataacttaaatacacaactataatttttatattctctaattttccctacttttttttaaatattacataattccccttttttttattttagtgtaagtttttagatacattacattctctctcctataatacacatttacccattttaatgcctattttttctccattaaaacactcaacctcttaaatcgatttttgaattttaaattttatccatttaaacactcaaccttttaaatcagctttttgattttgaattattaaatttaattaattttaaataaaagaccaaattttgaaatttttgaatttcaaaattcaaaaaaatgaaatttaaaaaagtaaaaatttcagGAAGCAGGACAACTTCCCTTAACTTCTACCATTTTGTTCTTACTCCATCAAGTTTCAgttcttttttttccataatcatcttcattcttcttaacccagcatattttattcttttcttctttttattcttaatccatCATCGTCTATTTCTTCTTAATCTGTAATCGTTTAAACCCaacatctttttattattaatccatcatcaattcgtatattcttctcttttttatttttgttaattgttctattacatcatattaatggatccgttaattaatagaaggatatatgattccgacgatgaaaattggaaagaaaataggaaaaaggtGCATGATCCTATGTATCTTtagaaggattcaaacaaagactctggcgaaacatcaaaatcaaaggttgtcaaaatacaacaaaaaaagaaaaaagaagcagcaaacattgttgttaggcctacattgtctcgggttagtattttggtacttaaaactgttgttaaaattagtaaaatttttaaggaatcaagtatgcttgctgatacatttgaataagtgtgtatagtgttttagatggtgaattgatacatgaatttgttgtgtatcataatattttatatgtatcatgaagttttgaaaattgttataatgtatcattcaataagtttagtaaatgcgtcatcaactgtgcttgatgatacatatggAATCAGTGTGTACAGTGTTT is part of the Solanum lycopersicum chromosome 1, SLM_r2.1 genome and harbors:
- the LOC101264756 gene encoding acyl carrier protein 1, chloroplastic — encoded protein: MASVTGSSFAISSLSSSFNPNKACLKTSSLSIKGISFPSLRVKPATRRFSISCAAKPETVDKVCEIVKKQLALPSDSAVNGESKFIALGADSLDTVEIVMGLEEAFGITVEEENAQTIATVQDAADLIEDLVAKKC